A genomic region of Micromonospora sp. NBC_01796 contains the following coding sequences:
- a CDS encoding multicopper oxidase domain-containing protein — MQPPPADVPQGRPASPVRFLGSSAGRAVMVVGVLVATLVGAGGLALAGGTTERPAELAAGAGVAAVRSAERPEGCIAPDRRIQMYAVELPKDPVTNQVRLGYGLTPETASYPGPTMEMIEGECLAITVHNQVPAATLEALRTDPAHPIGVSLHVHGVKYTQMSDGTAHSNSFVPPGGSRTYIWFAKPRSATSQGTAGYWWYHDHVVGGPHGTQGLSSGLFGGLVVRRQGDPRPDRTYVTAFGDRQTINLRRSADADTCDPVNPVPGPTCLVAKLGERVEFIVIGLGNDMHTFHVHGHSWADTRTGMVAGENKALVDSIPVIDNKTLGPGDTFGVQFVAGDSVGPGHWMLHCHMQFHSDLGMATTLHVLDENGAMPPHGNSMPTAPAQGAPVAPAQGAAAAQGAPAPAQGAAAPAAHANHR; from the coding sequence GTGCAGCCGCCACCGGCCGACGTTCCGCAGGGCCGTCCGGCGTCGCCGGTCCGGTTCCTCGGGTCGAGCGCGGGCCGTGCGGTGATGGTGGTGGGGGTCCTGGTGGCGACGCTCGTCGGCGCCGGTGGGTTGGCCCTCGCCGGTGGCACCACCGAGCGCCCGGCCGAGCTGGCCGCCGGTGCCGGCGTCGCCGCAGTCCGGTCGGCCGAGCGGCCCGAGGGCTGCATCGCCCCGGACCGCCGGATCCAGATGTACGCGGTGGAACTGCCGAAGGATCCGGTGACCAACCAGGTCCGGCTCGGTTACGGCCTCACACCGGAGACGGCCTCCTACCCGGGGCCGACGATGGAGATGATCGAGGGTGAGTGCCTGGCGATCACCGTGCACAACCAGGTGCCGGCGGCGACCCTGGAGGCACTGCGTACCGACCCGGCGCACCCGATCGGTGTCTCGTTGCACGTGCACGGGGTCAAGTACACCCAGATGTCCGACGGTACGGCGCACAGCAACTCCTTCGTGCCGCCGGGCGGCTCGCGTACGTACATCTGGTTCGCCAAGCCCCGCAGCGCCACCTCGCAGGGCACGGCCGGCTACTGGTGGTACCACGACCACGTGGTCGGCGGACCGCACGGCACCCAGGGCCTCAGCTCCGGGCTGTTCGGCGGTCTCGTGGTACGCCGGCAGGGTGACCCGAGGCCGGACCGGACCTATGTGACGGCCTTCGGCGACCGGCAGACCATCAACCTGCGGCGCAGCGCGGACGCGGACACCTGCGATCCGGTGAACCCGGTGCCCGGTCCGACCTGCCTGGTCGCCAAGCTCGGGGAGCGGGTCGAGTTCATCGTGATCGGACTCGGCAACGACATGCACACGTTCCATGTGCACGGGCACTCCTGGGCGGACACCCGGACCGGCATGGTGGCGGGGGAGAACAAGGCCCTCGTCGACTCGATACCGGTCATCGACAACAAGACCCTCGGGCCCGGTGACACCTTCGGGGTGCAGTTCGTCGCCGGCGACTCGGTCGGGCCGGGTCACTGGATGCTGCACTGCCACATGCAGTTCCACTCCGACCTGGGCATGGCGACGACGTTGCACGTCCTCGACGAGAACGGGGCGATGCCGCCGCACGGTAATTCGATGCCGACCGCACCGGCGCAGGGTGCCCCCGTAGCGCCGGCGCAAGGTGCCGCTGCGGCGCAGGGTGCCCCGGCACCGGCCCAGGGTGCCGCCGCGCCGGCCGCCCACGCCAACCATCGCTGA
- a CDS encoding OmpL47-type beta-barrel domain-containing protein — protein sequence MPTIPVRRGSPSRLRRLTRRTTGRLRRPMTVLAAAAVLLVSSTLASVPVNAQPVDTASGTPGTLASAPQLQAQVLTWTANNNFQAYASVPTTAVAGATTLVFENSAATGNTTGMQHTLTFDTGNPAYNSDVNVNILADPFDSNQGRWTVDVTLTPGTYRYFCAIPGHGAMTGLLVVTGGSEDTTPPTVTAAVTGDRNEDGAYVGAATVTLSATDSGSGVGRVEYALDGGPYGTYSGPVTVNAPGEHTVSYRATDVAGNTSPVQSTAFEVVAPPDPDTTAPTVTAAVTGDRNEDGAYVGTATVTLSATDTESGVELVEYSLDGAAYAAYTAPVAVSAVGAHTVTYRATDVAGNTSPVQSTAFTVVGTPDPDTTAPTATAAVTGDRNEDGAYVGMATVTISATDAESGVELVEYSLDGAAYAAYGAPVMVHQPGEHTVNYRATDRAGNTSAPQSVAFTVAGTSDPDTTPPTVSAGVTGDRDGNGAYIGAATVTVSATDTQSGVERIEYAVDGQAYAEYTAPVTVNTPGQHTVTYRATDVAGNTSPVGSAAFQVVGAPNPDTTAPDATAAVTGTQNSAGAYVGAATVTVTATDAESGVDLVEFSLDGQAYAEYTAPVTVNQPGQHTVAYRATDVAGNISTPKSVAFTVVTPPNPDTTAPTVTAAITGQQNGSWAYVGSATVTLTAADTESGVHRLEYALDGRGYTVYSGPLTVNTVGAHTVSYRATDRAGNTSGTASTTFTVVESAPPAPVCRVTDTRPTVWTGTLNSGVTNRVVEGRCSINDLIEDERAWATHAEFVDHVRAVAERLYHRGLILLKEHNILIRTAGDSGVGKAEDKAGYQPLLDRSVASFKQWEQVGAGGFGRNADGSITSRSVDGLGMLWFPIRSYGDFSLKLQWRDDAPGDGRANSGVFVRFPQVHQHPTESRPEWVAIKYGHELQINDRTDGDAYKSGSVYGFDRVDLDGAQVTPKGTWNDYEIRVVGQHYSVFRNGVLINEYVNVPGAVFDPPRSDDPGGAGRQNATGYVGLQNHGAADIASFRNIRIAPLTP from the coding sequence ATGCCAACTATCCCTGTGCGACGCGGTTCGCCAAGTCGCCTGCGCCGGCTCACCCGGCGCACCACGGGTCGGCTCCGCCGCCCGATGACGGTGCTTGCGGCAGCGGCCGTCCTCCTCGTCAGCTCCACACTGGCCTCGGTTCCGGTGAACGCCCAGCCGGTCGACACCGCCTCGGGCACGCCCGGCACCCTCGCGTCGGCCCCGCAACTACAGGCCCAGGTGCTCACCTGGACGGCGAACAACAACTTCCAGGCGTACGCCTCCGTACCCACCACCGCCGTCGCGGGTGCGACCACCCTCGTCTTCGAGAACAGCGCCGCGACCGGCAACACGACCGGTATGCAGCACACCCTCACGTTCGACACGGGCAACCCGGCGTACAACAGCGACGTCAACGTGAACATCCTCGCCGACCCGTTCGACAGCAACCAGGGCCGGTGGACCGTCGACGTGACGCTCACCCCCGGCACCTACCGGTACTTCTGCGCCATCCCCGGACACGGCGCCATGACCGGGCTGCTCGTCGTCACCGGTGGGAGCGAGGACACGACCCCGCCCACGGTGACCGCCGCGGTGACCGGTGACCGGAACGAGGACGGTGCGTACGTCGGCGCCGCCACGGTGACCCTCTCGGCCACCGACAGCGGCTCGGGCGTCGGCCGGGTGGAGTACGCGCTCGACGGTGGCCCGTACGGCACGTACTCGGGTCCGGTGACGGTCAACGCCCCCGGCGAGCACACGGTCAGCTACCGCGCCACCGACGTGGCGGGCAACACCTCACCGGTCCAGTCGACCGCGTTCGAGGTGGTGGCCCCGCCGGACCCGGACACCACCGCACCGACGGTGACCGCCGCGGTGACCGGTGACCGGAACGAGGACGGTGCGTACGTCGGCACCGCGACGGTGACCCTGTCCGCCACCGACACCGAGTCCGGCGTCGAACTGGTCGAGTACTCCCTCGACGGTGCCGCGTACGCCGCGTACACCGCGCCGGTCGCGGTGAGCGCGGTCGGCGCCCACACGGTCACGTACCGGGCGACCGACGTGGCGGGCAACACCTCTCCGGTCCAGTCGACCGCGTTCACCGTGGTCGGTACCCCGGACCCGGACACCACCGCACCGACGGCGACCGCCGCGGTGACCGGTGACCGGAACGAGGACGGCGCGTACGTCGGCATGGCGACGGTGACGATCTCGGCCACCGACGCCGAGTCCGGTGTCGAACTGGTCGAGTATTCCCTCGACGGTGCGGCGTACGCCGCGTACGGCGCGCCGGTCATGGTGCACCAGCCGGGTGAGCACACGGTCAACTACCGGGCCACCGACCGGGCCGGCAACACCTCGGCTCCGCAGTCGGTCGCCTTCACCGTGGCCGGCACGTCGGATCCGGACACCACCCCGCCGACGGTGAGCGCCGGTGTCACCGGTGACCGCGACGGCAACGGCGCCTACATTGGTGCCGCGACCGTGACCGTCTCCGCCACCGACACCCAGTCGGGCGTCGAGCGGATCGAGTACGCCGTCGACGGGCAGGCGTACGCCGAGTACACCGCCCCGGTGACGGTCAACACCCCGGGCCAGCACACGGTCACGTACCGGGCGACCGACGTGGCGGGCAACACCTCACCGGTCGGGTCCGCCGCCTTCCAGGTCGTCGGGGCGCCGAACCCCGACACCACCGCTCCGGACGCGACGGCCGCCGTCACCGGTACGCAGAACAGCGCCGGTGCCTACGTCGGTGCCGCCACGGTGACCGTGACCGCCACCGACGCCGAGTCGGGTGTCGACCTGGTCGAGTTCTCCCTCGACGGGCAGGCGTACGCGGAGTACACCGCCCCGGTGACGGTCAACCAGCCCGGCCAGCACACGGTCGCGTACCGGGCCACCGACGTCGCCGGCAACATCTCCACCCCGAAGTCGGTCGCGTTCACCGTGGTGACGCCGCCGAACCCGGACACCACCGCGCCCACCGTGACCGCCGCGATCACCGGTCAGCAGAACGGAAGCTGGGCGTACGTCGGCAGTGCCACCGTCACGCTCACCGCCGCCGACACCGAGTCCGGTGTCCACCGCCTCGAGTACGCCCTCGACGGGCGGGGCTACACGGTCTACTCCGGGCCGCTCACGGTCAACACCGTCGGTGCGCACACGGTCAGCTACCGGGCCACCGACCGGGCGGGTAACACCTCCGGCACCGCGTCGACCACCTTCACGGTCGTGGAGAGCGCACCGCCCGCGCCGGTCTGCCGGGTGACCGACACCCGGCCGACGGTCTGGACCGGCACCCTGAACAGCGGCGTGACCAACCGGGTCGTCGAGGGCCGCTGCTCGATCAACGACCTGATCGAGGACGAGCGGGCCTGGGCGACCCACGCCGAGTTCGTCGACCACGTACGCGCGGTCGCCGAGCGCCTGTACCACCGGGGTCTCATCCTGCTCAAGGAACACAACATCCTGATCCGCACGGCCGGCGACTCCGGTGTCGGCAAGGCCGAGGACAAGGCGGGCTACCAGCCGCTGCTCGACCGCTCGGTCGCCTCCTTCAAGCAGTGGGAGCAGGTCGGCGCGGGTGGCTTCGGCCGCAACGCCGACGGGTCGATCACCAGCCGTTCCGTCGACGGTCTGGGCATGCTCTGGTTCCCCATCCGCTCCTACGGCGACTTCTCGCTGAAGCTCCAGTGGCGCGACGACGCCCCCGGTGACGGACGCGCCAACAGCGGGGTCTTCGTCCGCTTCCCGCAGGTGCACCAGCACCCGACGGAGTCCCGGCCGGAGTGGGTGGCCATCAAGTACGGCCACGAACTCCAGATCAACGACCGGACCGACGGCGACGCGTACAAGAGCGGATCGGTGTACGGCTTCGACCGGGTCGACCTCGACGGCGCACAGGTCACCCCGAAGGGCACCTGGAACGACTACGAGATCCGTGTTGTCGGCCAGCACTACTCCGTGTTCCGCAACGGTGTGCTGATCAACGAGTACGTCAACGTACCCGGAGCTGTTTTCGACCCGCCGCGGTCGGACGATCCCGGCGGTGCCGGGCGCCAGAACGCGACCGGTTACGTCGGCCTGCAGAACCACGGCGCCGCCGACATCGCCAGCTTCCGCAACATCCGGATCGCCCCGCTGACCCCGTGA
- a CDS encoding alanine racemase, which produces MRHDPFDERALDWRAKGFWQPGPPVPDTEFVAAGRHLFDGAVTWPVLVARRDAIDHNIATMAAFCARHGFLFAPHGKTTMAPSLFAAQLAAGAWAITVATANQLLAGRAFGLPRVLLANQLLDPVPLRWLAGELDLGFEALIFVDAVAGVEAIGDALADHPGRTPLRVLVELGHPGGRTGCRTVEQVVEVAAAAAAAPRVRLDGVTAYEGGLQDVTSVAAYLDRTREAVTELAGRGLLADEVIVSAGGSAYFDVVADRLGGGWLPGHQLRVVLRSGASVTHDHGFYADRTPFRRLPGDAALDPALELWAQVTSTPEPGLAIVGMGKRDAPYDEGLPVPLRIRRRSGAVGPATGLGVTRLNDHHTYLDVAPGVEVAPGDLVCFGISHPCTAFDKWRSIPVVDDGHTIVDVLHTYF; this is translated from the coding sequence GTGCGGCACGACCCGTTCGACGAGCGAGCCCTCGACTGGCGGGCGAAGGGGTTCTGGCAACCCGGCCCACCGGTGCCCGACACCGAGTTCGTCGCGGCCGGCCGCCACCTCTTCGACGGCGCGGTCACCTGGCCGGTGCTGGTCGCCCGCCGGGACGCGATCGACCACAACATCGCGACCATGGCCGCCTTCTGTGCCCGGCACGGCTTCCTGTTCGCCCCGCACGGCAAGACCACCATGGCGCCGTCCCTGTTCGCGGCGCAGCTGGCCGCCGGCGCCTGGGCGATCACCGTGGCCACCGCCAACCAACTGCTCGCCGGCCGCGCCTTCGGGCTGCCCCGGGTCCTCCTGGCCAACCAGCTGCTGGACCCGGTGCCGCTGCGCTGGCTGGCGGGTGAACTCGACCTCGGTTTCGAGGCGCTGATCTTCGTGGACGCGGTCGCCGGTGTCGAGGCGATCGGCGATGCACTCGCGGACCACCCCGGTCGCACACCCCTGCGGGTCCTGGTCGAGCTCGGGCATCCCGGTGGGCGTACCGGGTGCCGCACGGTCGAGCAGGTCGTCGAGGTCGCCGCGGCGGCTGCCGCCGCACCCCGGGTACGTCTCGACGGCGTCACCGCGTACGAGGGTGGCCTGCAGGACGTGACCTCGGTGGCGGCGTACCTGGACCGGACCAGGGAGGCGGTCACCGAGTTGGCCGGGCGGGGACTGCTCGCCGACGAGGTGATCGTCAGTGCCGGCGGCAGCGCGTACTTCGACGTCGTGGCGGATCGGCTCGGCGGCGGCTGGCTGCCCGGTCACCAACTCCGGGTGGTCCTGCGCAGCGGCGCCTCGGTCACCCACGACCACGGCTTCTACGCCGACCGCACCCCGTTCCGCCGCCTGCCGGGCGACGCCGCCCTGGATCCGGCGTTGGAGCTCTGGGCACAGGTGACCTCCACCCCGGAGCCGGGGCTGGCGATCGTGGGGATGGGCAAGCGCGACGCCCCGTACGACGAGGGGTTGCCGGTGCCGCTGCGGATCCGGCGTCGATCCGGCGCGGTCGGCCCCGCCACCGGCTTGGGTGTGACCCGCCTCAACGACCACCACACCTACCTCGACGTGGCGCCCGGTGTGGAGGTCGCCCCCGGCGACCTGGTCTGCTTCGGGATCTCCCACCCGTGTACGGCGTTCGACAAGTGGCGGTCCATCCCGGTTGTCGACGATGGACACACCATCGTGGACGTCCTGCACACCTACTTCTGA